One Actinospica robiniae DSM 44927 genomic region harbors:
- a CDS encoding inorganic diphosphatase, whose translation MEFDVLIEIPKGQRNKYEVDHKTGRIRLDRMLFTSTRYPADYGYIEDTLGEDGDPLDALVLLDEPTFPGCLVMCRAIGMFRMTDEKGGDDKVLCVPANDPRVEHIRDIHHVSEFDRLEIQHFFEVYKDLEPGKSVEGASWVGRTEAEEEIRRSRLRFAESPEGQGH comes from the coding sequence ATGGAGTTCGACGTCCTGATCGAGATCCCGAAGGGACAGCGCAACAAGTACGAGGTGGATCACAAGACCGGCCGGATAAGGCTGGACCGGATGCTGTTCACCTCCACGCGCTACCCGGCGGACTACGGCTACATCGAGGACACCCTCGGTGAGGACGGGGACCCCCTGGACGCGCTGGTGCTGCTGGACGAGCCCACCTTTCCCGGCTGCCTGGTGATGTGCCGCGCCATCGGCATGTTCCGGATGACGGACGAGAAGGGCGGGGACGACAAGGTCCTGTGCGTCCCGGCGAACGACCCGCGGGTCGAGCACATCCGGGACATCCACCACGTCTCCGAGTTCGACCGGCTGGAGATCCAGCACTTCTTCGAGGTCTACAAGGACCTGGAGCCGGGCAAGTCGGTCGAGGGCGCCAGCTGGGTCGGGCGCACCGAGGCCGAGGAGGAGATCCGCCGCTCCCGCCTGCGCTTCGCCGAGTCGCCGGAGGGCCAGGGGCACTGA
- a CDS encoding DinB family protein → MTQTDAQGRPEPPSAGDETATLLGFLDYQRATLAWKCAGLDAAQLRATVAASTMTLGGLLKHMALVEEIWFSRSLWDRGWTEPWVGVDWKNDPDWEWRTAADDTPEQLRTLWQVKVDEARARTAEALADGGLDRRTVRVFDDGGQPSLRWILCHMIEEYARHNGHADLLREAIDGETGE, encoded by the coding sequence ATGACGCAAACGGACGCACAAGGACGCCCCGAGCCGCCGAGCGCGGGCGACGAGACGGCGACCCTGCTCGGCTTCCTGGACTACCAGCGGGCCACGCTCGCCTGGAAATGCGCCGGCCTGGACGCCGCGCAGCTGCGCGCTACCGTAGCCGCGTCCACGATGACGCTCGGCGGCCTGCTCAAGCACATGGCGCTGGTGGAGGAGATCTGGTTCTCCCGTTCGCTGTGGGACCGCGGGTGGACCGAGCCGTGGGTCGGGGTGGACTGGAAGAACGACCCGGACTGGGAGTGGCGGACCGCCGCCGACGACACACCGGAGCAGCTGCGGACGCTGTGGCAGGTGAAGGTGGACGAGGCCCGCGCCCGCACGGCCGAGGCGCTCGCCGACGGCGGCCTGGACCGCCGGACGGTGCGCGTGTTCGACGACGGCGGGCAACCCAGCCTGCGCTGGATCCTGTGCCACATGATCGAGGAGTACGCCCGGCACAACGGCCACGCCGACCTGCTGCGCGAGGCGATCGACGGCGAGACCGGCGAGTAG
- a CDS encoding C40 family peptidase produces the protein MPLSDVDHTASPIDTYIAGPRRVRVLTRLRGRAMRATLAVVIAASAGFAGSIEDSAAAGRGSGSSHHSAHHSGSRHHRSRPARGSRTGRAVPARKPPARVAVIAVQPPPSAVGTKGEIALRFALAQIGKPYVYGGAGPDVYDCSGLVQRAWRAAGVHIPRTTRQQAGFGRPVPVGQMRPGDLVIFYPDASHVGLYAGNGKVVVAPHQGATVTIQPVKWMPIYSVRRPG, from the coding sequence GTGCCTCTATCAGATGTGGATCACACCGCGAGCCCCATTGATACGTACATCGCCGGCCCTCGACGGGTACGTGTCCTGACGCGCCTGCGCGGCCGGGCGATGAGAGCCACGCTCGCCGTGGTGATCGCCGCGTCCGCCGGCTTCGCCGGAAGCATCGAGGACTCGGCCGCGGCCGGGCGCGGCTCGGGCTCCTCGCACCATTCCGCCCACCACAGCGGCTCCCGCCACCACCGGTCGCGTCCGGCCCGCGGCTCGCGCACCGGGCGCGCCGTCCCGGCCCGCAAGCCGCCGGCCCGGGTCGCCGTCATCGCCGTGCAGCCACCGCCCTCCGCCGTCGGGACCAAGGGCGAGATCGCGCTCAGGTTCGCGCTGGCGCAGATCGGCAAGCCCTACGTGTACGGCGGGGCCGGGCCGGACGTCTACGACTGCTCCGGTCTGGTCCAGCGGGCCTGGCGGGCCGCCGGCGTGCACATCCCGCGCACCACCCGGCAGCAGGCCGGCTTCGGCAGGCCGGTGCCGGTCGGCCAGATGCGGCCGGGCGACCTGGTGATCTTCTACCCGGACGCCTCGCACGTGGGCCTGTACGCCGGCAACGGGAAGGTGGTGGTCGCGCCGCACCAGGGCGCCACCGTCACCATCCAGCCGGTGAAGTGGATGCCGATCTACAGCGTGCGCCGGCCGGGCTGA